From Bacillus clarus, the proteins below share one genomic window:
- a CDS encoding sensor histidine kinase → MKFLSRFVRHFHRLQWKLTLFYVLTTIGVLLTLEVMGFFISLSLVKYNADRMFEQQISIQAQNISSNFNGPFINQNQLKKALEDWPIEVGTKFDGFSAVIDSNRKLLTSAGEDVPQFIDFKAEFPAKVDQHIYTALSLKPSEARKLKTYSYYKDEILYIVAPLANEKDVLGVLVVKAENIHFSLFDFWEATFQFFGFSILAFFIGAAIVGITFGIITSRSLVRRIRKILNSTDQWSHGDFTTFVQDPSKDELGQLARKLNQMAKQLRTLFKVRQDLATLEERNRLARELHDSIKQQLFATSIWLNTSKSLIGKDEDNAKEHLLKAENVLHQTQRELSALIQELRPVALEGKDLAHALKDYTTRWQEQTSIKVNLEISGQRQVSPIIEETFFRITQEALNNVARHSQANKVIIHLDCEEVVTLSIYDNGCGFDIQRIDRQGVGLSSMRERIHMLKGYIDIQSEMEKGVKITVQCKQPDSQEGNKPNANCNLEEVVENGEERSDFDFNC, encoded by the coding sequence ATGAAATTTCTATCTCGTTTTGTCCGACATTTCCACCGTTTGCAGTGGAAACTGACTTTGTTTTATGTATTAACAACCATTGGCGTACTATTGACACTTGAAGTGATGGGCTTTTTTATTTCACTTAGTTTAGTGAAATATAATGCGGACCGAATGTTTGAACAACAGATCAGTATACAAGCCCAAAATATATCTTCTAACTTTAACGGACCATTTATTAATCAAAATCAACTGAAGAAAGCCTTAGAAGATTGGCCTATTGAAGTAGGGACTAAATTCGATGGATTTTCTGCGGTCATTGATTCTAATCGGAAATTACTTACAAGTGCTGGAGAGGATGTGCCTCAGTTTATTGATTTTAAAGCAGAATTTCCAGCGAAAGTTGATCAGCATATATATACAGCGTTGTCACTGAAACCATCTGAAGCGCGTAAATTAAAAACATATAGTTACTATAAAGATGAGATTTTATATATTGTTGCTCCATTAGCAAATGAGAAAGATGTTCTTGGGGTATTAGTGGTTAAAGCAGAAAACATACATTTTTCTCTCTTTGATTTTTGGGAGGCTACCTTTCAGTTTTTTGGATTTAGTATTTTGGCTTTCTTTATTGGTGCAGCAATTGTTGGTATTACTTTTGGAATTATTACATCTCGAAGCCTCGTTCGTCGTATCCGAAAAATATTAAATTCTACAGATCAATGGAGTCATGGGGACTTCACAACATTTGTGCAAGATCCTTCAAAGGATGAATTGGGGCAGTTGGCACGTAAGCTGAATCAGATGGCGAAACAACTACGTACCTTATTTAAAGTCCGTCAAGATTTAGCTACACTAGAGGAACGTAATCGATTAGCTCGTGAGCTACATGATAGTATTAAGCAGCAACTATTTGCTACATCAATCTGGTTGAATACTAGTAAATCCCTTATTGGAAAAGACGAAGACAACGCTAAAGAGCATTTGTTAAAAGCAGAAAATGTGTTACATCAAACGCAGCGTGAGTTAAGTGCATTGATTCAGGAATTACGTCCTGTTGCACTTGAGGGGAAAGATCTAGCACATGCATTAAAGGATTATACGACGAGGTGGCAAGAACAAACTAGTATCAAAGTTAATTTGGAGATAAGTGGACAGCGACAAGTATCCCCCATTATTGAAGAGACATTCTTTCGTATCACACAGGAGGCACTGAATAATGTTGCACGTCACAGTCAGGCAAATAAGGTAATAATTCATCTAGATTGTGAAGAAGTTGTAACTCTTTCTATTTATGATAATGGTTGCGGGTTTGATATTCAAAGGATAGATCGACAAGGTGTAGGGTTGTCTTCTATGCGTGAACGGATTCATATGCTAAAGGGGTACATTGATATCCAAAGCGAGATGGAGAAAGGTGTGAAAATTACTGTTCAATGTAAGCAACCAGATAGTCAAGAAGGTAACAAGCCAAATGCCAATTGCAATTTAGAAGAGGTGGTAGAAAATGGGGAAGAAAGATCCGATTTCGATTTTAATTGTTGA